In Aridibaculum aurantiacum, the following proteins share a genomic window:
- a CDS encoding SDR family NAD(P)-dependent oxidoreductase, with product MATEKQTALITGASSGFGYEFAKLFAKDGYDVILVSRNGEKLQDVAQEIKMQYNVRAIVIEKDLAEPGAAVELYHEVQKQHTQVDVLVNNAGVGEHGFFTDTDMDKELFIINLNVIALMQLTKLFLQDMVARDSGKILQLASTASLAPLPLMAVYSGTKAFVYSFSQALINELKDTNVTMTVLLPGASDTDFFHKAHAEDTVIYNDTSLSDPADVAKDGYEALMKGKDKIVSGLKNKVQAAMTNVVPDSALSSGMRHYMEESSSKDKKEEKGSGGKEKITDQETDSK from the coding sequence ATGGCAACAGAAAAACAAACAGCCCTAATTACAGGAGCATCAAGCGGATTTGGTTATGAGTTCGCTAAGCTATTTGCTAAAGATGGATATGATGTAATACTCGTTTCGCGCAATGGTGAAAAGCTGCAGGATGTAGCGCAAGAGATAAAGATGCAATATAATGTACGCGCTATTGTTATTGAGAAAGACCTGGCTGAGCCAGGAGCTGCTGTAGAACTTTATCACGAGGTTCAAAAACAACATACGCAAGTAGATGTACTGGTAAATAATGCAGGTGTGGGAGAACATGGATTTTTCACTGACACTGATATGGATAAGGAACTATTCATTATAAACCTGAACGTGATTGCTTTGATGCAACTTACCAAGTTGTTCCTGCAAGACATGGTAGCACGTGATAGTGGAAAGATTTTACAACTGGCTTCTACTGCATCCTTGGCTCCTCTCCCATTGATGGCTGTGTACAGTGGTACCAAAGCATTTGTTTATTCTTTTAGCCAGGCGCTGATAAATGAACTGAAAGACACCAATGTTACTATGACTGTTCTGCTACCTGGTGCCAGCGATACAGACTTCTTTCATAAAGCACATGCAGAAGATACTGTCATCTACAACGATACTTCTTTATCTGATCCTGCTGATGTAGCTAAAGATGGTTATGAGGCTTTGATGAAAGGAAAGGATAAGATTGTTTCTGGATTGAAGAATAAGGTACAAGCTGCCATGACCAATGTTGTACCAGACAGCGCGTTGTCAAGTGGCATGCGTCATTATATGGAAGAAAGTTCCAGCAAGGATAAAAAAGAAGAAAAAGGATCGGGTGGTAAAGAAAAAATCACTGACCAGGAAACAGATAGTAAGTAA